A window of Rhipicephalus microplus isolate Deutch F79 chromosome X, USDA_Rmic, whole genome shotgun sequence genomic DNA:
ctcaattgcggcaccgtaaatttctactgggtgctcgaacacggcaagcaggtcccggggcaaaatctttgtaacactttattaccgaaacagcgataccagcaatgcttgagctgcacttgctgttttcgaaattgtaacctcctcaatctcatcactgtgatcaggaaacagagaggaaaagtacagcagtagtaggtagagaaatattcaatttcaagtcCTTTAGCAATAttatctaaacaaattgccagttcactgttgaattctcgatggaaacaaacagctgatcaggacGCAAGCTTGggttggcactggcttggccgttcatacagagccaaaagccgctgcaggaaactggattgcggatcgtattgagacaaaatattttatacatttttgttttctttgtttcatttctctaattgctcttgtgatggcgtggaccgcgcttcgtgatctcatgtaccggcgcactgtttttaagtttagtatggcgcatgattgcgtgctttaatttaaaaaggttcgcgagtatggcagcaacactgcaatgtcgggaagcggatagtagtagaaccagtagcagctgcatgcccgggtggagcgactgatgccagTTGGAGGAATGTCAAttcgatgccttttgtgttggccgttctggcagttccgccgactttatagaaagagacgaccccgtcgcttgtcctcttctcttttccttcgggcatcagcgacaacattgacggacgacgtgttcgacttcaccgtgcatgtgagtataggttggtttttcattcgagtgaattcttgttcagatttgcaacttgtcaacttcatcctgatcacctgtcaccggcaataagtcacatacgtgtgatatttaggtgaaataaatgataatgcacattttctgctccactTGTGTGACTTAACTACActaggacatgaggtaaagcctttgtcgcctagccactagcaggcaagatcgatcactcgcatccttcagttcacgaatcaacgcgcctgccttaaaattagtaagctgctcgcaaagaaatcttactgaggcaattttgttttctgtgaacaatgcaccgtagatctgtcttgaataacaaaaaaaaacttgaaaataaatgtcgcgaccttttagaaaacgccgtgtctaagagctagacgcggcattttgtaaaaggctcattaaattcagtattttttcgtagtttctgcttgaaattattattgtctatgaatttcatggcccaatctttcacTTTgactgaaaatctcggcggcaaaaactttgttcagtgtccctttaagggcaggtgtagatgccatcatttcagtcgcaaatctttttgctagtcggtcggctggttaacaataagggtactaactagagttccagatttcatcagcaacacatcatcatggcttcatcagatgctgcattatatacattctatcctcgtttttaaataggtgtaccgtatggtccactgttacaggaaacaagcgagctcatggacagtgagccatgtggtgctaactggcagcgaggcttgtgaatgggacgcatgcgcatagaatcggggtgcgcccagttttgtctgccatttctccgcctgtacgcatgacagcattggaaagcgcatccgtattttagctgcgcaatttatctagtccagtgcctcctgcttcagggatttcctgtgagcacaaaaaatgcatgattttaatcgttgctgcagtgttttgcaagttgtcaccgtaaagcacatcatatttttcgcataatgctcgctgcaactagcaagttttgatgactcaaaatgctgttcatgtctgatgtagcaaacattttaagctcgtcctcgtgaccatgaaatattggtttaataaataatggaaggcagagttggtatcagttgatttacagtgtgaaaatgaaaagtgcgaaggaccgtgcctcgcaagtaagccccgaaaGCATGAGCAGAGAaatagcagatgaggatgctcatgcgctgcatttccaaatctcaccagcactaatgcttgacggacttgTGGCCACGCACTAgcatgttctttctgaaacaggactttggccctgtaagcaagttcttgaagggcgtAAGTAAAACGTACAATGGGctccctaaatgcacccatccttgaaccattgggcttatgaattagcgcccttttcaaaatacaactattctgagcaataaattgtgacagaacagtccACGAAGTTTTAAAATGGGAAataagtctttaaatgtcccctttatacatagtgttcttgtgatgtaacttctgccgttgtcgccctctcccgccatgcccgggtaactccctgggtacctacggcagttcacgtgctgcagtgcggtttgttgggggctcgtcatctgttgctgtgaacgatgtggaagcattgtcgttttttgttgtcttactttaacgagctcattggatcaggaaggcctcgctcgttcactcgatacaagaccagataatcgggatgtgcgacacatacaccagccatggcgtacaccggctgcccgccacaacctatgagggccttttatgttgctttcactacaaattgccgggcccaaaaacaagtgaaagctcaaaatctctcgagccgcaattttaagagtgaatgtgcgaagcgcagcagctcccatcgaaaactagtcgtgcagagctaggcaagtttacaagagatatcatattatgaatatattgtcacggcccacgccaccaaagtagcgatgcccccccccccccaagtgttttaaacagtgctgatgttgagcttgagcctctttgattgcaatttgtagaaatagtcgaggaaaataatatacaaggcagatagcgactttgcgtggtgtgtgccgcggtaatgccagtcatcactttatttttcgcatttgctttaacacacttttcactttgtattttgcttttgttgtacgctaatgtacattggagtcactgaacatgatagagaccgtgtatagaattaattgacaaataaaaaaaatcctgacgcccaacttgaaccgatcggctatacttcaaagtgaactaatattgtttcccattcttcatagtttgtttcaatgcaataccaaatctctgCGATCGCCATCGTGATTTtgaccgccttcctcgccatcatgattttaactggggacaagtttgtatgtacagtatcttggtaagctatatctgtttgcaggtaaatacttggctatggcacttacccgtaatgaagttgcacctgaagatgcaaatattgcaaagtttcttcaagtagcttttgttaatctgcaccagccaaatacgctggtacttttaggaaaatcgaaatgtgcgttctcaattttaggttgtaactttcagcgaagaaacaccctaagctctgctccctctgcgtggactactaaatcaacttgcctcactagcagctcatactttctcaaacttgcatcgtgaggcaaaactaaacaggtgcaagcacgaggagacaacatggacaaccagataatcgggatgtgcgacacatacaccagccatggcgtacaccggctgcccgccacaacctatgagggccttttatgttgctttcactacaaattgccgggcccaaaaacaagtgaaagctcaaaatctctcgagccgcaattttaagagtgaatgtgcgaagcgcagcagctcccatcgaaaactagtcgtgcagagctaggcaagtttacaagagatatcatattatgaatatattgtcacggcccacgccaccaaagtagcgatgcccccccccccccccccaagtgttttaaacagtgctgatgttgagcttgagcctctttgattgcaatttgtagaaatagtcgaggaaaataatatacaaggcagatagcgactttgcgtggtgtgtgccgcggtaatgccagtcatcactttatttttcgcatttgctttaacacacttttcactttgtattttgcttttgttgtacgctaatgtacattggagtcactgaacatgatagagaccgtgtatagaattaattgacaaataaaaaaaatcctgacgcccaacttgaaccgatcggctatacttcaaagtgaactaatattgtttcccattcttcatagtttgtttcaatgcaataccaaatctctgCGATCGCCATCgtgattttaaccgccttcctcgccatcatgattttaactggggacaagtttgtatgtacagtatcttggtaagctatatctgtttgcaggtaaatacttggctatggcacttacccgtaatgaagttgcacctgaagatgcaaatattgcaaagtttcttcaagtagcttttgttaatctgcaccagccaaatacgctggtacttttaggaaaatcgaaatgtgcgttctcaattttaggttgtaactttcagcgaagaaacaccctaagctctgctccctctgcgtggactactaaatcaacttgcctcactagcagctcatactttctcaaacttgcatcgtgaggcaaaactaaacaggtgcaagcacgaggagacaacatggcagttgtaggtgatagattcggttggtgcccgggcatgttggtggcgcatttcggaagtgacgaaaaggcgctgtgagatgcacgtgcacactttgtatagttgctgtattggacagcaaactttttttcttatctgggcagttttaccaaaggaagcttcatcatatggcgtgataaatgaagcgaatccacaggttgaaccacatcatagtctcgctgtgcttttgtacttttttagctcgcaaaatttatttgtacatataagttacaacttgccagtaataagccAGCActcgtttctttaccatatgatcatctccggtgtgctgctgccttagtatttcaaattctaagcatttacaccattgtatgctaacttttccttcaaagtgagacaagccacatgtgtatcgtagatcaagaagcatgccagtttcacgtacttgcaaggtaaacatcagaaatgcacagttgatcaaaaatattAGTTTAATgatgcatctacatagcagagcacctgtggcacctcgggaacaagataatgccacatatgttacaacagataattaaaaaaagacaggggacgtgccGTGAACaagtagaaacaaaaataaataaaatggcacgtggcagcgagcgaaggcggcaagggggggggggggggagcccgtgggactgcAGCGAATGAACGTAgggtgtgtttaatatgtggaagaaaaagaattcaaaattttggcgactgaaatgagggtgacttagtgagtgcgctcatgacgagagtaaacacagttattatttttttttcaaatctcttttgaaagccacgaaaaatctgtatgtggtgcagcctaatagaaggtccgtgaaggcaaattatgaattcgtcgttgtacgaaggcctattttttttttcatgcgcaccatccccgccgcggtggtctagtggctaaggtactcactcggctgctgacccgcagggtgcgggttcgaatcccggctgcagcggctgcatttccgatggaggcggaaatgttgtaggcccgtgtgctcagatttgggtgcacgttaaagaaccccaggtggtttaaatttccgtagccctccactacggcgtctctcataatcatatagtggttttgtgacgttaaaccccacatatcaatcaatcaatcatgcgcaccataaatagtgctcaaaatttgattgcatatgttgttttcatcctcgctgtattccgtgctgtttatgatgtaaaaaaaaagtagcacgctgaagtggtgctgcttttgggcaacagttgaaaatggcggggtgcatgaatgcggaatactgccgcttacactcaaatcactcttgtggtcacctcccactatttgcagcatgtgttgtgtatacacagctgcatattttatagctagaaaaatttgattttaggtgtttcacgccattttccatgtaactattctaCGAttacacacactgatcagcaggctttcaattgcgctgaaggacacaggtgccataaaattcatagtcgattctttcaagaaaccggttgtaaaggctgaagcttcatgcgtacatacacacacacacaccatattgttttttgtactttatgaaagctgcgaaggtctcatgtgcctccgagcgtaacctgtcttatttattctccatcacagcaaacgttttgtgagtttcaaataaaagtactttgcgcatggccacgtttgggtaattttttgtgtaggtgttatttgagcagcctacagtgtttactttataagcctgtatgtatatgttgcattataaggatgcagaatgcgTGTgactgtacaatatagatgaagtgtaaaaattaagtgtgtctattgtagtgttcttgcaaccaatcttacccccgtattctagaacgtccatccactcaacgcttcaccttcacttgagatggctgatgggagcgccgtctctaagcagataaagtcgctgcatgtcagcaataatctgctgtgattctcgagtagcgcagcgtcgctttcaaacgagcagcggcgcagtgctcgaCTCTGtcaagtcgagtcggggagcgtttatgaatatgggggttagttttgttgtcttgttaagctgccattaacactggattgatgctactttgctctagctgtacagtgctctccaaggcacaAGGAGGCACCGCAGGGGGAAGGCTTGgtgcaaaccatgcgtgagtttcctttcattgttacactatgcacgtattaagtgatagactttaatgtatgctatttgtattgtgcaagtttttggggacatacaacttccaacacttatattttctgacgaaaatcacgcaagaaagagagaagcttgtgcaaaaattatgcaagagtgtaagaagcttttgcagaagtctgtgaaatgaagttttgaaaatttctggcaatgtgtcattgtacagtggtcaacagtcttgctcagcatgcttgactgcagggctcccggctgcacaggcgcatctacggagtgcctgatgcatgaggggccaaatgtcagcctgcacactggtgcctcttatccccgtttgtctgttacatcagtgtctcttgtaaaggggatcaactgtgctacctttttttttcgaatgtaatgagttcttcttccagattattgttgttttaaggtagagcctcacatttcaatcaaatactgaagattctatttttctttctagatgctatgaagtcactccttgtgttacaatagagtgaacactgttatgagaaaagctactttatggagttaattcactccatattgacttaacacacagaattggtgaaaactacacttcattccagctgcattaggaataatattcatttgcatacttctgtttcttttgcttgtttgttggctggaggttgggagtatagggtggccagagggaaCTGTGTaatctttcttcatcttcccaattttatGAAAATCAATTGATAggcgtatgggaagcagccagcatgctgaaacagcggtgcaagcatgcaagatgttcaccattgcatgcagtcagttgctgtgagcaacctactgcatacaattaactgcgagtggtgaactaacgctgcactatgtgtgcctcctggaaagctgcaatggtaaagtgccacaattgtatagtaacatggataaaatcgcaatttgtttgttgaataattttgcaacagaatcaatgaaGTTTtgcataaatttgtgtatctgcctggttcatcaaagctacagagtcaaatgcggtatatactcgcgtattatgtgtactttttttgtcgatccggttatgtgcgaagctagtaggaatcgctggcctaaaagcccaactgggaatatatgttgcaggcgctgtcacagctgtctcaaagcggattgtcacttgtttgctaagcctgttcaaatgcccccattttcttgaagttcttccgaacattgctcacaaaaaccagttgccacgacagggttataccagagaacataagtactctccaataattgtcgggaacccaacgcaaagtaagatgcagacaaggaagcgcgataccaacacagtgctgtgtgtgtcgcccttcatgtgtgtgtgtccccattccttgtcccagtcttctattgcgttgtgttccctccgatagctaaccaacacacccaagcttctatgctaagtcttattcaacgcactcttctgctggctcccatactgaatattgcatgtcgaagaactccgcGCTGATGTGCTtggcggtagcacggtttcagttttcttcggtaagctttataacagcaatctgcctcgtatataattattgtagcctatcacaaggaacgatAAAAACGCAATGACCAGATGGCGaaacctaaaaaaaaagaaaatgagtgcgaaaacctgcctcatctagttgatgtgacacgtccttgcacgcgttcaacatctgtgctgtgtctcgggaatacattcttgccgtgaaggaggtgggaagataggaggcaaacctttaggtattttggactacacataaacaggtttcggttttcaagttcgatattctagggaaagcataaatgttcatggaagaagggaccatGCACTCAgcccattttgtgtaagactgcactcgcctgctcgacaagagttGTGCCTGCCCAGAGCATcctgaagtcaaatgtgtctgtgtgtgtgctggcaaggtggctcgggctggttggggagggcaaagtatgctagcaaaaagtttcttgtagtaaagcaggcaggctaattatactggtgagcaaattacgTGAGGATACAAATTGTGCgggtaaatatggtatgtactcttgtatgtttcagctctgttgttacggatcctgcggatccaacttggcatctggcagcaacaaagagaggttctgcaggaggtgcgacagctgaagcacgaggtacggctcttgtctGTGCCTCAGcgcgcccagccagcacagcccCCTTCTTACTTTCCCCGGCTGcactgctggtacaattggagaagtggaggcagcagaggcagctgtgcagagtgaagctgtggctgcggctgtGGTGTGTATTTCATGATTTTttatatgcctatgtaacatgcagaaatttagtactactttaagatactgtgtttcgggaaacaaactagtcaggtgatctcatgagccactgtactacagtcgaatatgaataattcgtactcaaagaggccagaaaatttgttcaaattaaaagaagttcaaaataatgaaagttaggtaaatgagcggagggctcaccatgcagtgatgcatgtgcatggagaagttttattcacaaattacaggatatccgtcattaattaaagtagtcaatacacgTTGgtcttgcaacgagtcaacaagttttgcgcacagtttgcaaagcatttgtacttaggcttcagtattctcctggcaaaagaagttgcgcgcggcaatgtccagtgctgacactcttcgaagacaactgtgtttccactgctaccatctgcgctgcagccggagcgtggccagcacatcatgagaaaggaggagcgtctccacctggagaaaatcAGATCGGCTTTCgggagagaaacactccgcggcagctttttttttttttttttttttttgctctctttatgcgcggtgttgaaaggagaagggtctctacatagcaggaacgaaaaacagggaagcgtgacaccggcgcgttgcagatcggcatgagagagagccaactctctgcgacagctttttttcccctctttctcttcgtgcgcagtgttaagaggagaagggtctctacgtggcagagacggaaaaagccgaagcgtggcacaggaatgtcgcagattggcatttggcaaacattccaccgcagtcttttctttccttttcttcattttcttcttcaagcacagcgatgaggtgtctgaagtgccaccacaggattgggcggggtgctgagagcattttcggagcgcggtatagctttgataggaccacagcgtcagttcgaattaagtgtgttggaattaatgagattcgactgtatttactatagtctgtgaagtccgagtgaactgtcctaagctagcagacaaTGTAGGTGGCAtggtgtgtttgatgggcagtgactagcaatagtctgcttaaaacagacattcattttgttcatttatcaccataattcgtgtccgctgcggctctctctactttgagctacagttcaacctgccttgtgttagccgatttcctacttttttaaaaatctaacatgcacccaattttgcagggtgaagaaaaatgcacctttgttctTTCtaatgagatttctatagcgacatgcctctttgttggctatcacagaaaaatataaacagcaaatggtgcgaccatctagtgcgacctttatttttctatcagtttcatctatgaccgagatttggtcgctctaagattgcctcttagtacgccttgatcatgttcatttacttgttgcgctctgcttacaatgcattgattaaaaacatgtccaagcttctttttgaattccacatattttatcgtttttcacctgtagaagctactcctggtcaacattcaggcaaagacattgtaacctcgaagaaacgtgtattggaatttgagcactgtacaaagtaattatactatttcatagctagaatcaatatttattaagggttataacagtgttgtatttgatttcataacagcgaaactgcatatcagagaaagactctgaaaggttctcacactgagtgtgagagggctgatgtggaaaccattttaggtcaagtgagttgaagttagcgtaaaaaacaatgaaatgttgtgatgcccaaaaattcaagttgttgttttcagtttccttttcttgcagatttttatcatgaaaacatttcgatgtgctgttgcgtttaccccatctatgcttcttgcatttttttacagcgcaagcacctcctgcagattgggggacgtggcctccgagaaattggtgtgaatgccatgaaggctgtattggcacatgacgtgcaagtgctgtacagccttcatggcagaaaagggaaaagggcctttgtgaacctgaggctctgtagattaatgacaggttagacttgttcattgttttatgtgtgtgtacccttgtgtattctctgtactgcagtgcttcatgggtactatggtatttctgttcttgtatgcagatgtcatccgccaaaaagcagggtgcgaccaggcggaggccctcaactttattaagaggtggctgccagggtcttgTGATCGCTgcgggggcaggaagcggcgcttctgagaagcatttgttgtggagcagcccgatgatccccactctgagagtgcagattatcggctgctcgcggcagctggcttcttgcccagccacagcagccagggccttgacagcaccactgccaCTGTGCCctcaacgcaacctgacctgcagtagagcgggccttttttagttgtgtatatataattttcaatgtatacattttttgttgtacctaataaataaaaaaacaaagaataaatggtctgcagactgtcggtggtgcactgttcggctagcttatgctgattcggaagcaccatcaccatgttttagttacaaaaaaatgctctaaactgtaTGAATATTATCGATTATCATGTGGGGGACACATGTGGGGATCGTatgtgggggacatacgctttcagcatttgcttcctaacgactttttttcgatctgctgtaccaaataccagtaccaaataaagcactcgctattgcaaaagatggattggtaaaaaaataaactacacttctagtgttagcaaagggaatgaggtataaaagaagaaatagatcgagtaactgctttcagttctcagcattcaattttctgttgtcccaagtatacagggctgcaaagctacaagagcgggttatcgaggcatattgtttaaatcttccggtaagaaaaattccctacaaATAATGGTCACATAATGGCAAGCcgatcagtagccaatattcgtcgtgcaggaaacatcagtgtaataacggcatttgattggctgcaatgtggccctgggtTGGTCCAAGGTCGGTCGTACATCGGTAGCCAATATTTGTCGTGCAGCAAACAttggcgtaaaaatggcatgtgattggctgaaacatgacccaatgttggccgaacattggcagctttgtcggcaatacgatgggccttcgtcggcccaatgttggttgcatactggctaaaacatcggcaaaacgtcggcccatcattggcttgaacgtcggcccgacattgaaagaagttgcacttccgacgtcggcccgacgtcggtgccgatgttagccgatgttggtccaagattggtccaa
This region includes:
- the LOC142774962 gene encoding uncharacterized protein LOC142774962, giving the protein MPLLLRILRIQLGIWQQQREVLQEVRQLKHERKHLLQIGGRGLREIGVNAMKAVLAHDVQVLYSLHGRKGKRAFVNLRLCRLMTDVIRQKAGCDQAEALNFIKRWLPGSCDRCGGRKRRF